The DNA segment AGATAAACTTCTTCTGTAAATTTTTTTATCGCTTCGTCACGTTGAGCAATGGCTTCGTAATAATCTTTGGTAGTAAATATTTGGATCCGATAGCCCATGGCGGACGATTCTTTATGATCATTTCCAAAATTCGGCTGGCTCATTTCCGAATAGGGTTGGATACTCAAATCTTTTTGTTTAGGTTTGATCCTCCAACGATCGTCGAGTGAATAGGGATTGAAACTTTCATCTTGTTTTTTTTCTCCGCTTTCCTGCTTGTCTTTTACTATTTGATCATTCTTAACAGGTACGACCTGCTTTTGCTGAATTTTGCTGCTACCAGAGCAGGACAATACTAAAATCGAAACAACGCAAACTAATGTCATATTGAAATATTTCATGCTTCAATCCGGAGTACGGTTAATAACTCACTTAAACTTTTAATAACTTCGTTCACACCGTTTTGCAATAATGTTTGGGCATCGGTCGTACCGCTTGTAACGCCGATCATCCTCAATCCGGCATTGCGAGCGGCCAAAACGTCAATAACGCTGTCACCGACATACAACGTATCGCCGACCGATCCTCCCATTCGATCAATCGCTTTAATGATACCCTCCGGATCAGGTTTAAGATTTTTAACATCTTCATAACCGATGATGACATCAAACAAATCGTCCAATTGATTTTGCTGTAAAGTATCTTCGATCGTTGAACGGCGTTTAGTCGACACGATGCCAAGCGTATAGAAATTTTCATGTAAAATTTCAAGAATTTCTTCAACACCGGCAAGCATAAAAGTATTTTTAACCATCGTTCCGGTATCGGCATGATCCATGAAAAGCTGTTTACATTTTTGAATTACAGCCTGATCCTCAATGAACTGTCCAAAAGTATCTTCAAGAGAATGGCCAATCATCTTTCGTATAGCCGAAGGTTCTGCCGCTTTTGCTCCAACTTCCTTTAGTGCGTAATTGACGCAACGGATGATGCCTTCAGATGAATCGGCGAGCGTGTAATCAAAATCAAATAAAATTTGATGGATACCGTTCATCGTTTGGCTTTT comes from the bacterium genome and includes:
- a CDS encoding SPOR domain-containing protein, with translation MKYFNMTLVCVVSILVLSCSGSSKIQQKQVVPVKNDQIVKDKQESGEKKQDESFNPYSLDDRWRIKPKQKDLSIQPYSEMSQPNFGNDHKESSAMGYRIQIFTTKDYYEAIAQRDEAIKKFTEEVYLDFEQPYYKVRIGNFTDKTAADEIKEFAKSVGYLDAWVIQTRVIISGQ
- a CDS encoding HAD family hydrolase, with amino-acid sequence MNGIHQILFDFDYTLADSSEGIIRCVNYALKEVGAKAAEPSAIRKMIGHSLEDTFGQFIEDQAVIQKCKQLFMDHADTGTMVKNTFMLAGVEEILEILHENFYTLGIVSTKRRSTIEDTLQQNQLDDLFDVIIGYEDVKNLKPDPEGIIKAIDRMGGSVGDTLYVGDSVIDVLAARNAGLRMIGVTSGTTDAQTLLQNGVNEVIKSLSELLTVLRIEA